The genomic window ttttttttgtcttttgctgTGGATTGGTTTGCTCCATTTGGAAATCCAAGGATTGTTTACTTTTAAGGTGATTGACCAGTTGAGCAGTCACCAGATCCTAAGGTCAGAGGACTCAACCAAGCAAAGAACACAACGAAAAGCCAGGTCTGGACTAAATTCATTAGTCCTGCCTCTGAGGTCTCCAGGTAGCTGATTGGGCACAAAAAAGAAGAACTTATTTTCGGTCTGTCCaacttttcaggttctcactcgTCGGAAGACAACTTTCTTTGGTGGGAACACTATATCCATGATCGATTACCTTATTTGGCCCTGGTTTGATCGTCTGGGATCATATGGGATAGCTGAGTAAGAGAGTTTATCATTTTATTGTGAACTTCTTGGTATTATGGAGGATGCTTTTTGAAATAATTTCATCCCAAATTATTGAACCTTTTTTGGGAGAAAGATTAGGGTGTTAGGAAGTAAAGTCACGTTTTAGCGTAACTTTGTATTCTCCTGGTTAAAAAATGCAAATGTACATCCCAATTATCACAAGCGTCAGGGTGAATACTGGGCAActttgccttacttaaatccacttgctcatgatgtcattggtcctctttgacaacaaagggTGAACAACAACAGCCTGGTTGCCCAAAGCAAAGCTTGATGTCCCTCCCCCcctttgataatgtttaatatttaagtttttcATACTTACCCTAGTCAAACAACCCAGATTGCAAAGACTGATTGAGAGTCAGCACATTATGATAGCCTATCATTTTGGCTTTCTTCTCAACTGTTTTCATGAgaattatttgcttttatttatagCACTATAATGTGGCCTTTAAAGATGGGCTGTATTTAATATAGTGGGTGGTTTTAGTGCATGTTTCTAATactttaacaatcattttaaatcAATAGCAAGATTGTTCGACATATAGACATTTGGCTCTGACAATAATTAGTTAGGTCAAGGTGTTTGGGGGGACATTGCTGCATATGCTTAAATGCCCAAGAGCCAGGGCAGGAGTTAGCGGAAGACTGTGAGAAAGTTACTGAGCTCTAAAGAAAGGAGCTAGGCCACAATGttcgaggactgtttctgatagacttagcccttcccagcaacacaagaacctaaaacattcccaaaggactcgagggaaaatgccatccacatccagagaaaggactacgAAATCAAAatgcagaaggaagcagactattttctcttgtgttatgttttggtttggtttggtttttctcatggtttctcttatttgttttaattcttctatgcaacatgacttttGAGAATATAactgtagaacccatataagattgcatgccatcttggggagggagaggaaagggaggaggaaaacatttaaaacatatggaagtgattgttgaaaactgaaaacaaataatccattaaattttaaaatatatatatatatatatataaaaggaaatgaagaaaagaggaaaagaaaggaggtagAATGATCTGGATGTGAAAATCTGGACACAAGACAAAGTTTGGACTCAGATAATCAAGAGGGATGTAGTGAACTTCAAAGAAGCAGATGCTTGCTGAATGATGATAAGAAAGGGACAATTTGAAAATAAGAGTAAGGAAGGCGTATACCTATTCTTCCTCTGTGGGATCAAAAATTGTCCAATCTGCAAGAAAAGTCCCTCAGTCACAGCTCCAAGCCAATAGCAtattattaaagggtccatggccccctctaatgaagtggacctcataTCTTCCTCGCAGTTGGAGACACCCTTGATCACCAGGACCTTGTTTATATAGGATTGATACCTGGACGCTTGAGAGGCGACACAAAATACAAAATCCCATTGGTTGATAAACCTTGTTTTGAGGGCCAAAAATGGTGCGTCAACTAAAAAACAGTTTATCAGCAAGGGGATCCTAGGTTGGGTAAAGCACACAACGTCTCTATTGACTAATTATTCATAATATGGCAAAGCAATAGTCATCTTTGGTGACTAAGGAGTCATAAGATGGTTACCTTCTGGGACAAGAGAGAGTGGTTTGGAGGTACAAAAATTAGCTGGGGAGACTTTCCAAAGAATTAAGGCATCCACACTGGGTTTGGACTTGGAATTTGAGCAAAACAGGATGAAGTTATCTTTGTCAGCATTCTTGTGGGTGTGCAAGTGAGCTTTGTAACTGGTAAACAAGTGTTAAAAACTGGATTAAAGTTGGAAGCCTACTATAAGAACCTATCTTTTCTAATTATCCATATATGATTTACATAAAATATCAAATTTATTAATACTGATTAGAATAGAGTAGGGGTCTAAATGAACCTTTCCTCACACCTTCTAACCCACTATgatagggaaaatgagaaaaacacaGAAATTCAGACCCAGAAGGGACTGCAGGctccatctagtctaactcattGCTGAAAAAGAATCCCCACAATACTGCTCCCCCACATTTCCCAGTCCTAGAGAGGGTGGCCAGGGGTACAGGATGGTCTGTTCAAGGTGgggaagtattttttaaaggttatagtaaaaaatgaaataaactgcaaggaaaaatactaataaatgtgaaaatttgtgGTGCTTTCCGATTTCATGCAAGTAATaactcccttctttttttaaaaaaaatctcttctctcaGTTGTATCGACCACACTTCAAAACTGAAGCTCTGGGTAGCAGCCATGAAGAAGGATCCTGCAGTATCAGCCTTcctgacagatgagaaaacttatcAAAATTTCATGGATCTCTATTTTCAGAACAGTCCTGAGGCCTGTGATTATGGTCTGTGAGGGGAGAGTGATCAGCAGAAAAGGTTCTATACCTTGCTCTCTAGGTTTCCCTCCATACTAATAAAAATCATATCCTGTATGGAATGTTGCATAATTTTTTTACAGATTGTTCTCATACCCATCCTCTCCTTTACACTCATTCTGTTTCCTTAGCTTGATGCTTCCTCTTTGCATGTCCCACAAGGCCTTTGAGCCTTCCTCTGGATGTCTTACTCCTACAGTGAGCTTGTGCTATCAGCTCTCTACTGATTATGAAGATTCTCAAATCaatattttctacattttggTCTCTTAATGCCTGAAGCAAATGTTTACTTCAATGTGTTGCTGTCAACTTGAGCTCACAACTGTAATGGAATTAATCTTGTCTTCACCAATGGAACtcctttctaattaaaaaaaattgtgggaTACAGTTGAATGTTTATTGGAGTAATTGCTATGGATTTGTACgtaatcagaggatctgggtccAGATTTTGGCTCTTTTGTGAACAGGGGCAAAGGACATCATCTCTCAGCTTCCTCTCTTATTAAAGTGAAGATCAGAACAGCTACCATTCTATCAGTGCAGCCTCTCTATCTCTTATCTCAAAGCCCTTTTGCCTCTGGCAGCCTGGAAAGCTGCAAACCTCTAGAGGGTGGCTGCCTACTTCTTTCCTGAGGGTTCAAGGTGTAAAGATGAGTGACTGGGGGTTTCTTTTTAATGCCATTGCCCAGCAGCCCCCAACTGATTATGAGGTCCTATCAATTAGCTAGCCAGACTTAACCTTTAGAAAGAAGTATTGATTATGCTAGTATATTAAGAAGAGTGCAAAACATCTCCTCCCATCCCCCCAAACGGGAGTACTGCCACAAGTGCATATAAAGTTCAGGGAAACGTGGGCTAGGCTTGGAAATCACGTGTGGCAAAGGGGTTGCTCCTTTTTGTAAACTGGAGCGCACTCTAGGGAATTTagatctctcttctccccaaaaggggaaaacagCCTGAGAACACAAAGGCCAATTCTTGAGATCCAAATCCCCCTTTTCCCTAAAGGgaagaaaaccagagaaagaCAATGCCTATGAAATTAAAGGTTTTATTAAGCAGGGAAATAAGACGTGCATGGGAGCCGTCAGCCTAATGCTGAACAACTCAACTGAGCAGTGGGTAGGATGATATAAAGAATTGGGAGAAAAGGCAGGAATTAGGTTggtccaaggaaggaaggaagcagagggTCCCATTcccaaggggagggggagatccAGGAAATGGGTAGGGGAGTGGGGAATTCCAGGGGTCAGAGCCGTGGCCTTTTGATGGATAAATCAGAAGATACTCTTGGTAATAACCAACCTTGACAGCTACAGGCTTGAGCGTAAACAATAAGTGTTTATCATAAACCCAGGATCAGTGTGTAAGCGCCCCCCAACAAGAGTGAGGGGAGTCTCCGAAGGTAAGCTTGTACCTCGAAGGTCTACACCTCACACAAGCGTCTGCTTTGGGGTGAAGCGCTCACTCGGCTTCGGAGCTGCCCAGGCCTGCGGGGACGTCACGCCACTTTCCAGCTCAGCTCCCCACTTCTCGGTGGGATCCCTGCTGGGGAGCAGGCGCGTTCACAAATGCACTTGTACCCTTACGTAAGGGGCAGCGCTCTGCCGCCCCCCGCGGAGTCCTGAAGCTGGGCCTCCCCTGGGCCTGGTGGAAGGCTTGGGGGGGGAGAAGACCGGCTCTCCCCTCCCACCCGGGGCTTACCCGGCTCTCCCAGGTCCCGCGGACTGTTGTTTTTCCCGGGCTTTTCTCGGTCAAGCACTGGGTGGTTCACCATtctcttctccaacttattttacatttgaggaaactgaggcagacagaggcctTGCTCCGGGTAACACCGCGGAGCGGAGAAGCCACATCAGAGCTCACACCCCGACCCCGGGCCGGGGCTCCCCTCCGGGCCGGGGCTCCCCCGCACTGCGCCGCCAAGCCGCACTTCCAAGACGACGCCTCCGTCTTACGTAACACAGGCTATGAGAGTTAACCCCCAAAGCACTAGGAAGTCATGGAGGGGGAAGGGCCAGGGGATCTCAGGGATTAGGGAATTCCCATGGGGCACTGCGCGGGGAAGGAGGGCACAGCGGCGTCCGAGCCAAGGATCCGTTTCAGGAGAAGATGGAGGGGGTGGGTTTGTGAATTAGGGCGTGTGCAAGGCCGAAGTTCGAATAGGTTCGAATTCTGCCTTGGATTCTAGCGGCCTCTTGGACCTCGTCGAGTGTAACCGGGCGGCTGCAAAGGGAGATGGCCCCGATCCGTTCTGTTGTGGAAGCTGGACTTGAAGCGGAGGGGATGACGCGGTGGCAGCTTTGGACTACGTTTACCAAGATTCGGGGCCTAGACGTCCTTACGTAGCTCTTTAGGGAGTGGCGGAATAAAAGCGCGCAAACGCCGAGGTAGGCTTTTTAAATATCTAGTAGGAGTTCCAGGAAGCAAACAAAAGCCccgcccctccccgcccccctcgTTCCTGCCCCGCCTTTTCCGCTCGGCTGACCAATGATGTCTCGTCTCGAGTTTGGTTATGTTTCCCGCCAAGCGAAGAAGGGGCGGGGCGTGGATGCCGGTGGCCTGTAATCCCCACCCCAGCGCGCGTGCGTACAGCGAGGCCGTTTCCTCTGTCTGGAGTGGGTGGGGCCCATTCTCCTAGGCGGCCCGCGCTTCTGGCAAGCGCCGCCTCAGGTGCGTTCTCGGACCGGAGCGGCAGCGTGTGTCCCCGGCCCGCGAGTAGGAACGAACCCCGTTTCTGAGCCGAGGCCGGAGTCCCGGCCCAGCCAGCAGCTGGAACCGCCCTCCCCAGAGGCACGCTGAGGCAGCTGGGCCTGGGGTTCTTCTGGGCCGCCCCGGGGCCGAGCGCGCCTCCGGCCGGGCTGGGGCGGGGCTGCAGCGGAGCTTGGGAGCCGCGGGCCCCGGCCCCAGGGTGGCCCGAAGCCTCGGGTCAGAGGCAGCCCCCCTCGGCCGCGGCACCGGAGTCACAGACAGGCCTCAGAACTGGGCTCGGGTCCGGGGAGGGAGAGGTGGTTGGAGGTTGGAACCTAGtttgtttcctgttttgtttCTAGAGCAGACCTGAACGTCCTCCTGTCCATCCGGAGATGGACCTTCCCTCAGCTAAAACCACGTCCTTAGCGGCTGCCCCCGAGGCCGGCGACCCCGGGACACTAACTCGGAATAATAGTCCGGGGAAACAGGTAGGAAAAGCGCCCCGAGACCTGGCAGCCCGGGCGCCGGCAGCCCGGGCCCTGGCACCCCTGGCAGCCCGGGCCCCGGCACCCCCGGCGCCCCCCTGCCTCTCCAGGCTCAGGCAGCCCCCGTGGGAGATCAGATCCAGAGATGACTCGTTGAGGCCGCTTGTTTGATGGAGAAGGAGCCAGGGTCAGTGGAGGTTAGGTTTTCCCAGGCAGTAAGCagcagaggttggatttgaattcaggcccctGACTCCTCGCACCGTCCTCCGTGCTTGGGAAGGTGTTGTTGAAGCCCatccctctcctccagagccagccCCTGGACGTTTCCTCCTGAAGACCTTTCCCCATAGAGGTACCCTGGGGGTCCCTCacctccatccctttcttaaaTCACTTTTCTTGGACCAGTCCTTTGCATTTAtactttttcttgtgttttttataATAATCTTCcgcccttctcccccaccctcctttAGATTAGAAGCTTTTAGAGATGGGAGACGGCTAGGTGGTCCTGTGGATAAAAGGGTAGAcccagactcaggaagacctgacttcagatccaacttcagactgggcaagttacttacctctgtttgactcagttttctcagctgtaaaaaggGATAATGCCAGTGTTGTTTtgcggatcaaatgagataatatttgtaaagtccttagcacggTACTTTACAgatagatgctatataaatatttattttccccccacTTACCTGGGCGAATCTTTAACTTCTCAGAGCTAAAGTTCCTCCTTTGGTAAAATAAGAGTTGAATCAAATGATTTCCAAAGTCTCTTTtaactttaaatcctatgatctacTTTATACACTGTGCTCTGTAATAGAAACATTCAGTCAAGGACTATACATTCTACTTCAGTAGagttaaagcattttgcaaatcttttaaaaaaaaccaaaacactttaGTCTTACCATACCCCATCCTTGTCTTCTCTGTGGTGTAGTGAAGTAGTCATTTCAGTTCAGTAAAAAGCACCTTCTCTCCGCTCTGCTTAATTATGACTGCCAAGTGTttatttagtcagtcaacaaacatgaaGCATCTGTTAGGTTCTAGGCACAGTACCAAGATCTGGGGAGGctaaagacaatccctgccctcatggagaaCAAGATCTACAGGGAATGACCACAAGTAAACAAATAAGTGCAAGCAAGCTTTATtttggataaataagaaataacagagggaaggcactagaattcatttcttcctgtagaaaatgagattttagtagggacttaaaaggaagccactattgtttttgcatgcaattgggaaataagatgtttGGGTaagaggtatagaaatctgtcttgcccaaaggtaggggtgatagaagggatgacagattgggagaaggggtttTTGGGGTTGCTGTCTAGGGGTAGGgattggggagagaaggggagaaaattggaattcagaatcttgtggaagtgaatgttgtaaactgaaaataaattatatgttaaaaaaaaaattttaaatcaagaaaaaaaaaggaaaccagtaGATGGAGATAATGAGGGACAGCATTCCTGGTATgtgagacagccagagaaagtgcCCAGAGCAGCTTATTTGTTTGAATAGCCAGGAGGCCCAGTGTTTGGATCAGAAAAAATGTgatggggagtaaggtgtaacaaaattggaaaggtagggactaggttatgaagggctttgaatgccaaatagaggattttgtatcTGATCCTAGATTCCATAGAGAGCCACTGGGGTTTATTCAGGAGAGAGGTGATGTGATCAGAtgtgcactttaggaaaattactttggtgacTCAATGCAGGATAGACTGGAGTGAAGAGACCCACCAGAAGGATACTAGAATAGTCTAAGTTTGAGGtgatgagcacctgaacttagaATGGTAGCAATGTCAAAGGACAGAAGGTGGCATCTGAGATTTGTTTTGAAGGTGAAATCAacaccttggcaacagattagatatggggagggtatgagagatagtgaggactAGGGTAAGGTCCAGGTTGCTCACCTGAAGGACTAGTAGCATGACATTGATCTCTGTAGTAATAGAAAAGTTAGggcaaaggggagaagagggagaatttaggagaaaagataatgaattcagtttgggacatgtttgAGAGgtctactggacattcagttcaagatttCTGAAAGGCAGATGGAGATGAAAGATTGGAGAGAGTGGGGCAGggtaggtagatttgagaatcatcagaataGATGTGGTAAGTAAATCCATGGGAGCAGAGGAGATCACCAAGTCGAAGTGgtatagaagaagagaaaaaggtccaGGATGAAAATGTGTGGGACAAATACAGTTAGAGGCATGACCTGAATAAATAAGGATTTGTcaaaggaagctgagaaggaGCAGTATGATAGGAGAACTAGGTGAGAGTAATATCtcttatacatgtacacacaacaCATGCACTCTCACACATAATGTTTTAAGATATTATCTAGAGATAAGATTAAGATTctatatatagcattttaagactATAGATAGAGTGTTTTGCAAAGTTCTTGAACTCTGTTGGAGTAGAATATGTACTCAAGAGTAGGAACTTTTTCCATTacttaggtgcttaataaatgtatctcgaattgttttctcttttattcctttAAAGTGTTATTGGCTTACTCTTGGTCACCCAGCTATTAAATAttagaagctagatttgaattagGGATTCTCATTACTGTATGTCCAGCACACCACTATGaaagcaaaatacatttccaGTAAACAAGTGGATCACCAAAAGTTTCTGTTAATATAGCATAATGTATAAAGTAGGTGATAGTATTTAAAGgtagaagagaacttagaaatcGTTAGGTTCAACTATTGTTTTATAAAAGAAACTAGCTTCAAGaagttaaaggatttgcccaagattaatATTGCCTACGGCAATAAACTGAGTTCAAGCCTAGTGCTTTTCTTATCAATCATTACTTTTCTTAAACATAGTACTTCTCATACTTAACTAAAATTATCAGTTGTTAATTTTTGGAAACTGGATAAGTATTTTGGTTAATATCACAGGGGTACTTCTGTGTCATATGTTGAACTACTAGGGCTATATTTGGAATTACTAGGGTCCCTTTCAACTCAGATTCTGCGATGTTTTTTTTTCACGTAAGAGAATTTGATCTAATTTCTTGAATCAGTTTTGTGAATCGCCAAAAAGGGTACAACAATTTTACCTTTACATCTTACTGTGTAGCTCTCGAGTGGGAGACACTGTGGCCCCCCATGATGTAGATGTCAAGGTTTCCTTCTCTGGGATAGCTGCGGTATAATATGGTGTGGAGAGACAGAATGAATCTGGCATCTAGTGATGTTTACCTCATAAGAGTATTGTTTGAAtgctttatttacatttttaaaagttttaatgtTAGTTTTGGTTCCTTCTTTAGTTGATGAGTGCAACACTTAGAGAACGGTTAAAGAAAACAAGAAGTTCATTTAATTCCTGTCATGCTGTGGCAAAACGTCTTAAAGTAGATACTGAAAATAACTCTACCACTTCAAAGGAAGCAACATCTTCCCCTTGTGGAAGCTGCTCTGCATTTCCAGAAAACTGTAAAAACATAGAAAAAGCATCTGAAGAAAGTCTATCTTTGAAAGACTGCTTAAAGGATATTGATGCGTCTAGAAGCAAGCCCCTTGTCTTAAGCACTCTTTCAGATCTCCCCCGGATGGTTTTAGAAGGATATAATGTTGGCAAGCAAGAATTGcttgaagaaaagatgaaattgtTGAAGCAAGTTCAAGAGAAGGAAGAGCTTCTTCGAAGGCTAAAATTAACCAAAATGTATAGATCAAAGGTAAGAACTTTGAGATTGGTTGCACAGATGTATTTTGTTGTAAGGTAAATTACAGCAAAGTGACAAAGTCAGTTACGTTGTTAATGTAACATACGTACCCTAATGTTTTCCTTGTTAGGGAATAAAACTTCCAGCAGCTTTATTTAGAGCAGGTAGACTACTAGAAAGCCACATTTCTCAAATCTTGTActtagaaagttatttttttgAATGAACTTTAAATGTACAAGTTGATATTTATTCCTGTTAAAGGTCATTTTGTTAGATTAGAACAGCATCTGAGCCAAGGCCAGATTCCTGGGGTACACCTTTAGAAATGTTCATCTAAGTTGACGTCAAACCTAAACCTAATTCATCATACCCATGTTAGGGACAGGTTTGATATTGGCACTGTCTTAGTTCAGGTTCACTTTGGGTATAAAATAAGGCACTCATAAGTCATTGAACACTTTACAAAAGGAGGTATACTTAGCCCAAAGGTATCAAGGTTATGTATCAAGTGGTACTTAGTTTCTGTAGTCAAGCTCCCTCATCTCAAACCCACCTCCACCCTCAAATGGAAATGTGTGGTGACTTGCTTATTAGCCTTTCGATATCCATCAAGTCTGAAGGGCCTCAACTTCATTCTGGGAAGAACTTTTTATGTCCCACAGCCAGGAAGCTGTGTCAAGGGAGACAGTGTCAGTCAGGTTTCAGGGAAAACCACTGCCTCTCAGGAGACCAGAGAACCCTGGTCCTATCACATCATGACATAATCATTTAACCTATTCTGAATCCACCTATTTATCTAGGCCACACTTCTCAATCTTGTCAATTCTTTTTTATCCTACATTTGAGTCCCTCTGAACCTGGGTACTTAAATTTAGCAAGTATACCTAGGTGCTTTCTTGTTGTCTTACTCATCTTAGATTCAGTTctattaaccttttttttttttctttggcccTTTCTGGCCCAACGTACATTCttggtagagggaaaaaaagcattaaaagagTTGACtaaggttttcctttttttgtcttttactaCTCCCATGTCCTTTCCCTAACATTCATGTCCCTTCATTCCTCCTCTTTATTTTACCTAAACATTTTCCTATTATTATCCTTAGCTGTCCTCCCTAGCTTCTGCTCATCTTGAACTTTAGTGCCTCAGATATTCATCTTACCAGTTTGTGCCCAACTTTTATACTCATCCTCAGTTATATGTCTATATTTTGCTACCTTCTgtatatagcttttaaaaaaatctaagtagCTCCAAATgaatctctttcccttttttctttctcagtcaaACTAGTTATGTTTGTGCTTTTAGTATTTTCATTCTTGAGAATTTTAATGCATGAGATGAATCTACCCACTGTTTAACTGTTGAAAGCTATTTTAAGCAGATCATTGTAAAATTCTTGTATTCTTTTTTGAGAATAAATTGTAAGACTGAATGGCGACTTTACTCCAAAGTTCCCATTATCCACCTCTTCCTTATTAATCTGAATTAGATCCAGAATGACAGTTACCTTgatccttttttaattttttgtaagtTAATATTAAGAAAAGCCAGGAATGTATTAGCTGCTCAGTTTTCAATAGAGAAAGAATTCCAGCAGATCTGTATATCCCATCCAGCCATCCACCATCTTACTGCTTCACTGCCAGGGCAAGATTATCGTTACAGTTACTGAAGAGTTTAGCTTGTCTtagtattctttttctttatttgtgttATTGTCATGTATATCATTCTccttctgctgacttcactttatCAGTTtacacaagtctttccatgttgtttttttattttaatttttttcagcttcaaattccctccctccccctttctcccatagataaagcaagaaaaataaaacctgttaCAGTCAAGCATAATAGATTCCTCCATTAATCATGCccaaatacatattatatatgtatatgtgtgtgcatgtatgtgtgtttgtgtatacacacacacacacaacatatacacacattgtaAGTCTATCACCTCTTAACCTAGAGATAAATAAGATTTCATCATGAGTCTCTGGACTTGTGATTGGTCATTATGTTGATTagagtttttaaatctttcagaCTTGATTTTCCTTACGGTATTGTTGTTGTataaattgagagagagagagagagtgtgtgtgtgatttcactggaattttttttttgtctaacaTGGTACAcaagaaaaattctttaaaacatTGACACTTGCACAAGTATAAAAATCCTTTGCTCTGCTCTTGAGGGACCTTCATACTAAGGACTTCTCAAGCTAAGCAGCAGGGTGAAAAGTTGTGACTATACAGTTCTCAGTAAGGGGCCCAAAGTATCAGTCTTATAGAATATAGTCTCAGTTACCGGGGATATAAATTTTTGAACCAGTGGTACAGGAACAGGAGACAGCATTTAGATCAGAATTAGAAGTTggcagcaaagttcagcatacaGTGAAACAGCTATGACCTGGGCATAGTCAAGATTACGTACTAGACTCTGCTCATTCAGAATTTGTCATTCATACAGGCAAGCTGGTTGCATTATCAATATCAGACCCATCTCCAGGAACTGAAAAGCTCCTGGGTTTTGAAGTTTCtctgtcattctctttttcaACTCCTATAGTGATTTGAAGAGATTCTCCATCATACGCTGACATATCTAGtcttctgtttgccttatttcttctttgtgagCTGTTATCTTAATATCCTAATTTCATCTTCTCTGTTTCTGGACAATTCTGGAAtttcttggtagtttgattatCTTTAGGGGGATATGGAGAAtttgtccttttttcccccaaatgttTCTTTTAGCACATATTATTCATCATATTGTGGCATTTTCTGGAATGTTTGTTCAGCTTTCCTTCtttcataggattatagcttTTTGAGCCAGAAGAGACCAAggtctctttttacaaatgaaagatCCAAATCCCAGagtgggcaagtgacttaacccaggggcatacagctattaaatgtctgagacactttggaggaactgaggagcTCTGATCTTTTTGACACCAAGTTTAGTGCTCTTTCAATTTACCACTTTACTGCCACTTAATAGATTCACTACTGGTTTATCTGCTTGGAGATGGCCTCATGTCAGACATTTTATTttgatcattttctctttctgttgttCTCAACTTCTAtctggctttcttttctttttccatttctagtGTTGCTGTCTGAATGTTTTCTCCTGCCTGAACCTATAGGGATCAGCATTTTCAGCTTCCATGCGTTGAGTTGTGTTCAGTTGTGTCTTTGCCATGTCTAAATATCCTTGTGAGACAATAAGGGCTGGGTTTATAGGCCCTTTCCCTCATAAACATGGAATATTCTTTATTGCTgggtctttccttcctctcccctccagtCATGAATTGCATTTCCTTTCCACAGCAGGGCAAAATCAATGTTTTCCATCTGTTATACCATGTGTAGGAGTTAGACTAAGTCACTTCCATGAAGCAACAGGCTTTACCAGTACCATAGGTGGCATTTCAGGTATACCTGTCATTATCATT from Notamacropus eugenii isolate mMacEug1 chromosome 1, mMacEug1.pri_v2, whole genome shotgun sequence includes these protein-coding regions:
- the SFR1 gene encoding swi5-dependent recombination DNA repair protein 1 homolog isoform X1 is translated as MDLPSAKTTSLAAAPEAGDPGTLTRNNSPGKQLMSATLRERLKKTRSSFNSCHAVAKRLKVDTENNSTTSKEATSSPCGSCSAFPENCKNIEKASEESLSLKDCLKDIDASRSKPLVLSTLSDLPRMVLEGYNVGKQELLEEKMKLLKQVQEKEELLRRLKLTKMYRSKNNLSQLQSLIKKWRNTSQLLLFELQSTLSVENKKLSLTQLIDNYGLEDQLLHYNRIEEEFTDF
- the SFR1 gene encoding swi5-dependent recombination DNA repair protein 1 homolog isoform X2 — its product is MSATLRERLKKTRSSFNSCHAVAKRLKVDTENNSTTSKEATSSPCGSCSAFPENCKNIEKASEESLSLKDCLKDIDASRSKPLVLSTLSDLPRMVLEGYNVGKQELLEEKMKLLKQVQEKEELLRRLKLTKMYRSKNNLSQLQSLIKKWRNTSQLLLFELQSTLSVENKKLSLTQLIDNYGLEDQLLHYNRIEEEFTDF